The nucleotide window AATGCTGCCATTTCGCTTACAGCATTTATAAAAAAAGAAAAATCGGGTCAGAAAATCATCGCCCATTGCGAAGAAACAAACAAAAAATCCTTAAAATCAATACTTAAACCCAATACCGATTACACTATATTAATAGGTCCCGAAGGTGATTTTTCGAACAAAGAAATAGAATTGGCATTAGAGAACAATTATATCCCTGTTTCATTGGGCGAAACAAGATTACGTACAGAAACTGCTGCCATTGTTGCCTGTCATAGCGTTGTTTTTACCAATGAAAACTAGATTAAAGTTTAATTTCCGATCAATGAAAAAAGTAGTTTTCCTCTTTTTGTTTTTACTTTCCATTTCTACAGAGGGTTTTTCTCAAGAAATAGCTTTGTTAAAGTACAACGGAGGTGGTGATTGGTATGCAAATCCAACTTCGCTGCCCAATTTGATAAAATACTGCAATGCCAATACAAACACAAGAATAAAAACAAAAACCAGAACTGTTGAACCCAGCAGTCCAGATCTTTTTTCCTATCCGTTTGTCCATATGACCGGTCACGGAAATGTGGTTTTTAGCGAAAGCGATGCCATAAACTTAAGGAAATATCTTTTGGGAGGCGGTTTTCTGCATATTGATGATAATTATGGTATGGATCAATACATTCGTAAAGAAATCAAAAAATTATTTCCAAATAATGATTTAGTCGAAATTCCTTCAAGCCATCCTATATTTCAAAAACCATTCGCTTTTCCAAATGGATTGCCAAAAATCCATGAACACGACGGAAAAAGACCTCAAGCTTTCGGAATATTTATCGACAATAAATTGGTTTTGCTCTACACCTACGAATGCGACCTTGGCGACGGATGGGAAGATGCCGAAGTTCACAATGACCCTTGGGAAATTCGCGAAAAAGCATTAAAAATGGGTGCTAATATTATGACTTACATCTTCACCAATTAATTTGTATCTGAACTCATAAATTTACCGCAAGAGAGCGCAAATATTTTCATTTCTTTGTGCACATTCCACAATGGTCACTAAGCTTTAGTGTTTATTTATAAGCTAAAATC belongs to Flavobacterium gilvum and includes:
- a CDS encoding DUF4159 domain-containing protein yields the protein MKKVVFLFLFLLSISTEGFSQEIALLKYNGGGDWYANPTSLPNLIKYCNANTNTRIKTKTRTVEPSSPDLFSYPFVHMTGHGNVVFSESDAINLRKYLLGGGFLHIDDNYGMDQYIRKEIKKLFPNNDLVEIPSSHPIFQKPFAFPNGLPKIHEHDGKRPQAFGIFIDNKLVLLYTYECDLGDGWEDAEVHNDPWEIREKALKMGANIMTYIFTN